The genome window TCCCATGCGTATTGCTGTGGGGACAGCGTCTGCGATGGTGGCGGCAACGGCGTTCACTGGTTTTCTAGGACATGCATTGCATGGGAGTTTCAATCCTTCTTGGGCTATACCAATTGCGGTTATAACGATATTTGGCGGAGTGTTAGGAGGTAAAACTGCTCTTAAAACAAAACCGAAATACTTAAAAACACTTTTTGCCGTCACTACTCTAATTGCAGCTTTACTCATGATTCTAAATTCTGGTATTGGTAATTGATTAGTGAGTTGTATAAGGAAGGACTTGAGTTGGTTGAAAGTTTGCTGAGAGTGATAAAAGGTGTACAATCAATTTTGTAACTCATTGGTCATTAAGGGGATATAAAAAGCGGGGGTTGGCTGCGCAAAAGACAAAACTTTTAAATTAACGTTCAGTTTATAGTTGTAGATTTTGGCGTATAGTTGATTGTTGTTGCAACTTCAAGCAGCCTTTTTAGCCATACTCATCTTCTACAGTTCGATTTGTTAAGCAATTTACTATAAGCAGGTTACAAAGCGCAAAAAAGTGTAGTGCCTCACTTTTTCAGCTTATTACAACAAATTCAGACTGTCTGTTTAACGTTTTCCTGCCTGCCGGCGCCCGCCTGTCTGCGGACATGGGGCATGGCGTAAAGTTGGAGGCATCGCCACGCCGCAAACCTGGGCTACCTTGCCTATAGTTCCTTTCGTTTCATTACGGATGATGTAACCTTTGTCGTTGATGGTTTATTATGTATCAGGATGGAGGCTTTGCGACATCCTGATACCAAAGGTACCCTCAGGATGTCACTTCGTTTCCATCATGAGAGATAAGAAAAACTAGTAGATTGTTTTAGATAAAACCTGATATATCTGCTTGATTTTAATAACCAAATATCACTAAATATATCAATAAAACTGATTAATGGACAATAAACCCTAACGAGGTGAAAATATGAAAGCCATCAACCCTGCTACTAATGAACTCATAAAAGAGTATAAAGAACATACCAAAGAAGAAGCCAGCCAAATTATAAATGCCTGCCATAATGAACATCTATCTTGGCGGAAAATACCCTTTGGCGACCGGGCACAATTGATGCATAAAGCGGCGGATAACCTTCGCGAAAACAAAGAGGAATATGCCCGAACAATGACACTCGAAATGGGGAAAATCATCGCCGAAGCGCGCGCCGAAATCGAGAAATGCGCCTGGGTGTGCGATTTTTATGCCGGCAACGCCGAGCGATTCCTTCAGGATGAGATTATCGAAACCGATGCCAGCAAAAGCTTTGCCGCTTTCGAGCCGCTTGGCGTAGTGTTGGCTGTGATGCCCTGGAATTTCCCGTTCTGGCAGGTGTTCCGTTTCGCCGCGCCGGCCCTGATGGCTGGCAACGGCGGCGTTTTGAAACATGCTTCGAATGTTCCCGGCTGTGCTCTTGCTATCGAGAGGGTTTTTCATGAAGCGGGATTTCCGGAAAATATATTCAGAACGATGCTGATAGCCTCCGGCAAAGTGGCTGATGTAATCAAGAACAATCGTATCAAAGCGGTTACTCTTACCGGCAGCGAACCGGCGGGCATGCAGGTGGCATCCATAGCCGGGCAGGCGCTTAAAAAGACAGTCCTTGAGCTTGGCGGCTCCGATCCGTATATCGTGCTGGAGGACGCCGATATAAAAGCCTGCGTCGAGACCTCAGTTACAGCCCGTATGATTAACGCCGGCCAGAGCTGTATCGCCGCCAAGCGGTTTATTGTAGTCGAATCGGCGGCAAGGCAATTCGAGGAGGAGCATACCCGGATAATGAAATCGCTAAAAATCGGCGACCCGCTTTCGGATGATACACAGGTTGCCCCGATGGCGAGGATGGACTTACTCGAGGAGTTGGACGGGCAGGTTCAAAAATCAATCAAGCTTGGCGCTAAGCTTCTCTGCGGCGGTAAAAAAGCTGAGGGACCCGGAGCTTTCTATCTCCCTACTGTTTTGTCTGATGTCAAAAAGGGAATGCCGGTTTACAATGAGGAAACATTCGGTCCGGTAACCGCGATTATCAAAGTGAAAGATGCCGAAGACGCTGTCGAGGTTGCCAATGATTCGGAATTCGGGTTGGGGGGAAGTCTCTGGTCGAAGGATTTGCGCAAGGCTGAATCAATCGCTCGCAGAATCGAGACCGGGTCGGTATTCATCAACGGCATGACTAAATCCGATCCCCGTTTACCATTCGGCGGCATAAAAAAATCCGGTTTCGGACGGGAGCTTTCGCATTATGGCATAAAAGAATTTGTCAATATCAAGACGATTTGGATTGCCTGAGTCAAATGATTTGAAGCATATTTACATAGATAATCATTATTTAATTTAGGCAAGCCGCAGCGAAATATAGCCTGTTAGTTTTGCCCGCATTATTCAAAAAAAATATAAGAAAGTCATTGCTCCGCCTATGGCGGACGACGCGGCAATCTCCTTGTTGCCATGCAAATTAGGGCATACAGATTGCCGCGCTCCCTTTGGTCTCCGCCGTGGCGGAGCAATGACAGATTGGCATGCTGCTGCATTACCCTATAGAGTTTATGAATAATGCGGATTAGAGGAATTTACATAATTTTGTATCGATACTGGAGTTTATGAATAAAACAGGTTTATTTACGCTAATTATTGACTTTATAGCATCTTAAAGCTTAATATTAAGCATGAGCGATTCAGAAAAGCAAAATTTGCAGAACGCCGCCGGCGTTGAATTTTCAACCAAATTGAAAAATATTTCCGATTCACCCGGAGTCTATCTTTTTAAAAACGCCGAGGGAAAAATAATCTATATAGGCAAAGCCAAATCGCTTAAAAAACGCGTAAGATCATATTTTTCAAGAACAATAGCTCATCCGCGTACCCAGAAGCTTGTCTCATTAATTGCAGACATCGAAACGCTGGCTACCGATACGGAACTCGAAGCGCTTATCCTTGAATCTAATCTTATTAAAGAAAATCAGCCGCGCTATAATGTAAACCTCAAAGATGATAAAAGATACCCTTATATAAAAATTACCAATGAAATATATCCCCGACTGCTGGTTGTCCGTCAGGTTAAAAATGATAAGGCGAAATATTTTGGACCATACACGCAAGCCAAAGCGATGCGTTGGACCCTGAAGCTTATTCGCAAAATTTTCCCCGTGCGTTCCTGTAATCTGGCAATACCATCGCCGCGCAAGTATAAAGTCTGCCTCGATTATTTTATAGGTAAATGTCCCGGATGTTGTGAGCCGGGCAGGACAACGCCGGATGAGTATAATGAAATAATCGAAGGGGTTATATTGATGCTTTCCGGCCGCTCGGATGAGGTTGTTGAAACATTAACTGCCAAAATGATGGAACATTCCGATAGACAGGAATTTGAAAAAGCCGCCGCTGCCCGCGATCAAATTAGAGCCTTGCAATCGATAATACAAAAGCAAAAAGTTGTTTCGGGTGATTTAATCAATAGAGATATAATTGTAGTTGCCCGCGCGGTAGCTGATGTTTGCATTGTTGTTCTGCAAATTCGCAAAGGGATATTAATTGGCAGACAGCATTTCTATCTTACCGCCCCTGAGGAGGCTCAAACAGGCGAGATACTATCCTCATTTATAATAAGATATTATAAAACCACGTCATTTTTGCCCTCTGAGATATATACTCCGGAAGAGCTTGAGGAACCGGAATTGATTAAGCTATGGTTTTTATCAAAGAAAAGCTTCGGCATTAAAATGATTCAACCAAAAAAAGGTGAAAAATTTAAACTGATTAGATTAGCCGAGAAAAATGCCAAGCTGCTTTTAAATGAATTGTTGGCGGAAAAAAGCACCATAAAGAAGAAACCGCCGGCAATACTGTTAAGCCTTCAAAGAGACCTTTATCTCAAAACCATTCCCCGCACTATTGCCGCCTGCGACATATCAAATCTTGGCGATAGCGATGCAGTAGGCTCGGTAATCTTTTTCAGCGAGGCAAAACCTCTTAAAAAAGGCTACCGCCGCTTCAAGATTAAAACCGTTGAGGGACAGGATGATTATTCAATGATGGCTGAAGTAGTCGGCCGGTATTTCAATCATCTCGCTGAAAATAATATGGATTATCCTGATTTGCTGTTAATTGATGGCGGGAAAGGCCAATTGGGAGCCGCTTTAAACGCCTTAAGCGAGCTGGGAATAACCTCACAGCAATGCGCCTCGCTTGCCAAGCAATTCGAGGAAGTGTACCTTCCCGGACGACCGGAACCGATTAGCATACCGCGAACATCATCGGCATTGAGGCTCCTTCAGCATGTGCGGGATGAGGCTCATCGTTTTGCGATAAATTATCACCGTAAACTGCGGTCAAAAAATGTTGCGGCATCGGAGCTTGACAATATTCCGGGAGTAGGCGATAAGCGGAAATATATTTTGCTTGGCGCCTTAGGCTCGGTGGAGGCAATAAAAAATGCCCGCTTGCAGGATATTTTAAACATTAGCGGAATTCCAAAGACATTAGCAGTTAAAATATATGAACATTTTCATTCGGGAGATACAGATGAATAGTATTCTAAAAGTTGATTTTATTGAAGTTGGACCGTTTCAAACAAACTGTTATTTAGTGAGGGGTAATAATAAGGCGATTATTATCGATCCGGGCGATGAATTTTTTAGAATCGAAAAGCTGATTAATAAGTATAATGCGGAAGTGGAAAAGATTATTCTAACTCATGGTCATATTGACCATATCGGGGCGGTTTCTCAGGTGAAGAATATCACTAATGCCCTTGTTATGATTCATCCTGATGATGCCGGGATGCTTACCGATGCCAAAGCCAATCTATCGGCATATCATGATACGGAGTTTACTATCGATGCCGCCGATGAATTTATAAATGACGGCGACATTATCGAAATTGGCGGGATTCAGCTTAAAACGCTTCATACTCCCGGGCATACTCCCGGCGGGATTTCCCTTCTAACTGACGGTATAGTATTTACCGGCGACGCCTTATTCTGGGGTTCTATAGGACGCACTGATTTACCCGGCGCGAATCATGAAACATTAATAAATGCCATAAAGTCGAAATTGCTGACTCTTCCCGATGAAACCATTGTTTATCCGGGACATGGACCGCAAACTACAATCGGCAAAGAACGAGAAATAAATCCATGGCTGATATAATACCCTGCGATTTACATGTCCACCCCGATTTTGTGAAGAAAACAGTTGAAATGGGCGCCGCAATTAATGCCATCGGTTCGGGTGCGCATCATGCTGACAGTCTTGGCGCAAATATAAATTCGACGCTTGAATTAATCGGTAATTTCAATATTTCTGTTAAGCCATTTTATGAAAACAAGTAAACTGAATCGCTCATTCTATAAGCGGCCGACTCTTGAGGCAGCTGTAAATCTTCTTGGCAAGATTTTGATATACAATATAAACGGTGAGCAACTTGGGGGACGGTTAGTTGAGCTGGAGGCATATATCGGCGAGGATGACCCTGCCTGTCATGCCTGCCGGGGGATGACGCCGAGAAATGAAATCATGTATGGAAACGCCGGCTATTTATATGTATATTTTACCTACGGCAACCATTACATGCTAAACATCGTAACAGAGAGAAAAGGGTTTCCAGCCGCCGTGCTGATTAGGGGTTTGGAACCGCTTTATGGTATTGAAGCTATGAAGCGAAACAGAGGAGTTAAAAAACTGTCGGATGTAAGCAGCGGACCTGGCAAGCTGGCTAAAGCATTAAATATAACCACGGCGCAAAAAGGCCTTGATGTTGCCGGAAATACGATATATGTACTTGATGATAAGAAGCATATTGATAATATCTGGCATTCGACACGCATCGGTATAGGAGATAACGGCGCCGATAAGAAATGGAGATTTTATATCAATGGCAACCCGCATGTCTCAAAAATGGCGCGTTATGTGAAAGAAACGGCGAAACCTTATGCGGATTGTTGACAGATGGTTATTGACTTGAAAAATTTTATCGATTTTAAATGGTATAAAATCGCTGCCCGTAGGGGCTTATCCTCCGAAGCGGATAAGCCCTCTGGTTGATGATAAAGCAACAAACAACTCTGGTTGCCAAGCGCCGCTTGGTAACCAGAGTGGGAGTATGCAATACGCCCCTACGCGCGGTGCATTTATTATCTTAATACTTGAGATATTGTTTAATAAGGATGGTTTTATTAATACTATTAAAGATTCATTTCGGAGGACAGCTTGTTTAATCTTGAACGCTTAGTTTTATTGGCGCCGGCATTTCTTTTGGCGATAACCGTTCACGAATTTTCTCATGGCTATATCGCCTACAGGCTTGGCGACCCAACCGCCAAGGATATGGGGCGGCTAACATTAAATCCCTTGGTGCATCTGGATTTATTTGGCTTATTGGCACTATTATTTATAGGATTTGGCTGGGCTAAACCGGTTCCGGTTAATACTGCCAACTTGGCAAATCCTCGACGCGATAATATCTGGATTGCCTTAGCGGGACCGGCATCCAATTTTATAAGCGCTTTTATATTTGGCATACTGTTTAGAATTTTAAGCCCGCTGCTAATCGGTTCCGACGTAGGTCAAGTGATTTTATCCATGATATTCTTAGCGGTATGGATAAATTTAATCCTTACTGTCTTTAATCTTTTGCCAATACCCCCTCTTGATGGTTTTCATATTTTGGAAGGGCTTGTGTCCTATGAAACATACATGAAGCTTCAAACTTTTAATCGTATGGGTTCAATGATTCTTTTGGGTATTATAGTTATTTCAACTATGACTCATATAAATATCTTTGGGATTATCTTTGGCCCGTTTCTCAGGATTTTCGGCAGCATATTTACAGGACAAAATCTTGCGTTTTAGAATAACTCCATTGCTGTTGCTAATGTTATTTGCC of Candidatus Zixiibacteriota bacterium contains these proteins:
- a CDS encoding sulfite exporter TauE/SafE family protein gives rise to the protein PMRIAVGTASAMVAATAFTGFLGHALHGSFNPSWAIPIAVITIFGGVLGGKTALKTKPKYLKTLFAVTTLIAALLMILNSGIGN
- a CDS encoding NAD-dependent succinate-semialdehyde dehydrogenase, yielding MKAINPATNELIKEYKEHTKEEASQIINACHNEHLSWRKIPFGDRAQLMHKAADNLRENKEEYARTMTLEMGKIIAEARAEIEKCAWVCDFYAGNAERFLQDEIIETDASKSFAAFEPLGVVLAVMPWNFPFWQVFRFAAPALMAGNGGVLKHASNVPGCALAIERVFHEAGFPENIFRTMLIASGKVADVIKNNRIKAVTLTGSEPAGMQVASIAGQALKKTVLELGGSDPYIVLEDADIKACVETSVTARMINAGQSCIAAKRFIVVESAARQFEEEHTRIMKSLKIGDPLSDDTQVAPMARMDLLEELDGQVQKSIKLGAKLLCGGKKAEGPGAFYLPTVLSDVKKGMPVYNEETFGPVTAIIKVKDAEDAVEVANDSEFGLGGSLWSKDLRKAESIARRIETGSVFINGMTKSDPRLPFGGIKKSGFGRELSHYGIKEFVNIKTIWIA
- the uvrC gene encoding excinuclease ABC subunit UvrC: MSDSEKQNLQNAAGVEFSTKLKNISDSPGVYLFKNAEGKIIYIGKAKSLKKRVRSYFSRTIAHPRTQKLVSLIADIETLATDTELEALILESNLIKENQPRYNVNLKDDKRYPYIKITNEIYPRLLVVRQVKNDKAKYFGPYTQAKAMRWTLKLIRKIFPVRSCNLAIPSPRKYKVCLDYFIGKCPGCCEPGRTTPDEYNEIIEGVILMLSGRSDEVVETLTAKMMEHSDRQEFEKAAAARDQIRALQSIIQKQKVVSGDLINRDIIVVARAVADVCIVVLQIRKGILIGRQHFYLTAPEEAQTGEILSSFIIRYYKTTSFLPSEIYTPEELEEPELIKLWFLSKKSFGIKMIQPKKGEKFKLIRLAEKNAKLLLNELLAEKSTIKKKPPAILLSLQRDLYLKTIPRTIAACDISNLGDSDAVGSVIFFSEAKPLKKGYRRFKIKTVEGQDDYSMMAEVVGRYFNHLAENNMDYPDLLLIDGGKGQLGAALNALSELGITSQQCASLAKQFEEVYLPGRPEPISIPRTSSALRLLQHVRDEAHRFAINYHRKLRSKNVAASELDNIPGVGDKRKYILLGALGSVEAIKNARLQDILNISGIPKTLAVKIYEHFHSGDTDE
- a CDS encoding MBL fold metallo-hydrolase gives rise to the protein MNSILKVDFIEVGPFQTNCYLVRGNNKAIIIDPGDEFFRIEKLINKYNAEVEKIILTHGHIDHIGAVSQVKNITNALVMIHPDDAGMLTDAKANLSAYHDTEFTIDAADEFINDGDIIEIGGIQLKTLHTPGHTPGGISLLTDGIVFTGDALFWGSIGRTDLPGANHETLINAIKSKLLTLPDETIVYPGHGPQTTIGKEREINPWLI
- a CDS encoding DNA-3-methyladenine glycosylase, producing MKTSKLNRSFYKRPTLEAAVNLLGKILIYNINGEQLGGRLVELEAYIGEDDPACHACRGMTPRNEIMYGNAGYLYVYFTYGNHYMLNIVTERKGFPAAVLIRGLEPLYGIEAMKRNRGVKKLSDVSSGPGKLAKALNITTAQKGLDVAGNTIYVLDDKKHIDNIWHSTRIGIGDNGADKKWRFYINGNPHVSKMARYVKETAKPYADC
- a CDS encoding site-2 protease family protein; its protein translation is MFNLERLVLLAPAFLLAITVHEFSHGYIAYRLGDPTAKDMGRLTLNPLVHLDLFGLLALLFIGFGWAKPVPVNTANLANPRRDNIWIALAGPASNFISAFIFGILFRILSPLLIGSDVGQVILSMIFLAVWINLILTVFNLLPIPPLDGFHILEGLVSYETYMKLQTFNRMGSMILLGIIVISTMTHINIFGIIFGPFLRIFGSIFTGQNLAF